A stretch of Triticum aestivum cultivar Chinese Spring chromosome 1D, IWGSC CS RefSeq v2.1, whole genome shotgun sequence DNA encodes these proteins:
- the LOC123181679 gene encoding serine/arginine repetitive matrix protein 1: MAVVQAASVLGSFPFRAAVVALCVLLLPLLPSPRPPAAGEGDGGGGGGGGQAFLAKVWELLHLLFVGIAVSYGLFSRRNDGGGRVEKDAAAAAGKADARYVSRMFQGDLVFDDDGDDGVPDSPAGGGARSWSALHHPEEPVVMVAAGGGGRSHTAAQQAALSLPVRALRPQDSGAAGHGNGESRAQPRAHDTVLPSPIPWRSRSGRFDAPPTPSSPSPSPKRLSPASSMSDETLAKASEEHATVPKRRSTYKSSISSLPPPPPPPPPPFLVHSYHPVADRRTTAAKSFKEELQDHSTKGRGDQDHYSQQGSQSFNSSSTYTNSSPATPRSSFDGSSSSSSPSVGRSVRTIRPREGIQPKIQEVPDENEAGNAADSSHGSEEPYGYREYQAVPRFQYERRSSDPILGIVAVSSDETESSDDDEDGVGAYSTRTNSPRESPPTPEVDENEVDKKAEEFIARFREQIRLQRIASIKKSAGPRGLKHGK; this comes from the coding sequence ATGGCCGTGGTGCAGGCGGCGTCGGTGCTCGGGAGCTTCCCGTTCAGGGCGGCCGTGGTGGCGCTCTGCGTgctgctgctcccgctcctcccgtCGCCACGGCCACCTGCGGCGGGGgaaggggacggcggcggcggcgggggcgggggccagGCGTTCTTGGCCAAGGTGTGGGAGCTGCTGCACCTGCTCTTCGTCGGAATCGCCGTGTCGTACGGGCTCTTCAGCCGGAGGAACGACGGTGGGGGGCGCGTGGAGAAGGATGCCGCCGCGGCGGCCGGGAAGGCGGACGCGAGGTATGTCTCGCGGATGTTCCAGGGCGACCTCGTGTTCGACGATGATGGCGACGACGGGGTGCCCGACAGCCCcgctggcggcggggcgcggtccTGGAGCGCGCTGCACCACCCCGAGGAGCCTGTGGTCATGGTGGCGGCAGGCGGGGGCGGGCGGAGCCACACCGCGGCCCAGCAGGCGGCACTGTCGCTGCCCGTCcgggccctgaggccgcaggactCCGGCGCGGCGGGACACGGCAACGGCGAGTCGCGTGCGCAGCCGCGCGCCCACGACACCGTGCTCCCTTCGCCGATCCCGTGGCGGTCACGGTCCGGGAGGTTCGACGCACCACCGACTCCGAGCAGCCCCTCACCGTCGCCGAAGAGGCTGTCGCCCGCGTCGTCCATGTCCGATGAGACACTGGCCAAGGCCAGCGAGGAGCACGCCACCGTCCCCAAGCGGAGGAGCACGTATAAGTCTTCCATTTCCTCCCTACcgcccccgccacctccgccaccgccgccgttccTTGTTCACAGTTACCACCCTGTGGCTGACCGCCGGACCACTGCGGCGAAGAGCTTCAAGGAGGAGCTGCAGGATCACAGCACGAAAGGCAGAGGAGATCAGGACCATTACTCGCAGCAGGGTTCGCAGAGCTTCAACAGTTCTTCGACTTACACCAACTCCTCGCCGGCGACGCCAAGAAGCTCTTTCgacggctcctcctcgtcgtcatcgccgtcAGTCGGTAGATCAGTGAGAACAATCAGGCCAAGAGAAGGAATCCAACCCAAAATCCAAGAAGTGCCTGACGAAAACGAAGCCGGCAATGCAGCGGATAGTTCGCATGGATCAGAAGAGCCGTATGGATACAGAGAGTACCAAGCCGTCCCAAGGTTCCAGTACGAGAGGAGGAGCAGCGACCCAATCCTGGGCATAGTGGCGGTCTCCTCGGACGAGACCGAgagcagcgacgacgacgaggacggcgtTGGCGCGTACTCGACGAGGACGAACTCGCCGAGGGAGTCGCCGCCGACGCCAGAGGTGGACGAGAACGAGGTGGACAAGAAGGCGGAGGAGTTCATCGCAAGGTTCAGAGAGCAGATCAGACTGCAAAGGATCGCGTCCATCAAGAAGTCCGCGGGACCCCGCGGCCTGAAGCACGGCAAGTAG